In Candidatus Saccharimonadales bacterium, the genomic window GAGGGCCGGTCCGACAAACCGGGATCTTTTTGCTATGCTAAATCTATGAAGATCGCATTACCTCAACTTCCAAAAGATCTTCCGGATGCAGCTGATCTCCAAAAACTCCTGAAAAGCGATGAGACTATAGCAAGCGTCAGCCTAAGTCATGAAAACGTATCGAACGCCAACATCAGAGGCGTACAGGCGGAGGAAATCAGATTAGCGCATATTGATGCAACGCAGGCGGTTCTTGAGCGAATGGTCCTAAGTGACTGCGAAATACTGGCCTGCGACCTGATAGCAACTCAGATGGCTGAAGCGGCCTGGCGACGGGTGCTCGTACAGGGCTCGCGCTGCTGCGGTATACAATTGCAATCCAGCAGCTTGAAAGACGTGACGTTCATTGATTGTAAGCTAAACCTCGCTAATTTCAGGTTTTGCAAGCTGACTAATGTGCGGTTTCAGAACTGCGTGCTTGAGGAGGCTGATTTTTATGCGGCTGAGATGACAGATGTTGTCTTCGAGCACTGTAAGCTCGATAAAACAGCATTTAGCAGCGCCAAGCTCAAGCGA contains:
- a CDS encoding pentapeptide repeat-containing protein encodes the protein MKIALPQLPKDLPDAADLQKLLKSDETIASVSLSHENVSNANIRGVQAEEIRLAHIDATQAVLERMVLSDCEILACDLIATQMAEAAWRRVLVQGSRCCGIQLQSSSLKDVTFIDCKLNLANFRFCKLTNVRFQNCVLEEADFYAAEMTDVVFEHCKLDKTAFSSAKLKRVDFRTSDITGVRNIQGLAGATIDSTQLMAIAPLLATELKIVVKDDM